The Styela clava chromosome 10, kaStyClav1.hap1.2, whole genome shotgun sequence genome window below encodes:
- the LOC120338331 gene encoding uncharacterized protein LOC120338331 — translation MTNDSRKFTSLTPAKKKLKVGFCAKDYPIWTVQSLINRFNAPESEGAGNSKGPTRVGYLQKNKLQQHFSKRETFKNLCDPPVETLENPRLKRTVENIEICKITSVSKSGEENTSFKIGSNVDKDDKVSFAVNGSTEEVDAVLCLQAKMNESHRNDIEQESITEKITIRNPKIHSEALDMGTNTGSQCSEMLEICDRDAEKFEAEENEKSNSSSIKLELSDETRITVEKDSDKDPKKVESITTSVKLPLTSKIMLEPTDSFLEESISELRDLFEEDRIFDINKHGILSTPMPAFITCSGDVLSVRDGISVKCDQEEICSISSEFTDTLEGTGLGTMNIVAKGRNSIEKSQKLQKNVLGSKSENCLNWYSTRHDIERNSGPLLRDRDFCGNGSVFNYNWNIACVDSSDLQGCSKSISCPSLVEVTPFQLKNTTTLGTYDKICQMSRLDRTHLFIKMEIETENALRDKEQEKKLLLKKIKNKKSKKKNFLRKIRKFLVPNCCRSGESNNLRRLEEKLMDIQEKLDCLHELLPLYRIFLKKLDEEIYEECDNYFITVPMVL, via the exons ATGACTAACGATTCCCGAAAGTTTACATCGTTAACCCCTGccaagaagaaattgaaagtgGGATTTTGTGCAAAAGATTATCCAATATGGACAGTTCAATCCCTTATCAACCGCTTCAATGCTCCCGAATCAGAGGGAGCAGGCAATAGCAAAGGACCAACGAGAGTTGGCTACCTTCAGAAAAATAAACTTCAACAACATTTTTCAAAACGA GAAACATTTAAAAATCTGTGTGATCCACCAGTAGAAACTCTGGAAAATCCGCGACTCAAAAGGACTGtcgaaaatattgaaatctgcAAGATTACTTCAGTTAGTAAAAGTGGAGAAGAAAATACTTCGTTCAAAATAGGTAGCAATGTCGATAAAGACGATAAGG taTCGTTTGCTGTAAATGGATCAACTGAAGAAGTGGATGCGGTCCTATGCCTGCAagcaaaaatgaatgaatcTCATAGAAATGATATTGAACAAGAGAGCATTACCGAGAAAATAACGATCCGTAATCCTAAGATACATTCCGAAGCACTCGATATGGGAACGAACACGGGGAGTCAATGTTCTGAGATGCTAGAAATATGTGATAGAGATGCAGAAAAATTCGAGGCAGAAGAAAACGAAAAATCTAACTCTTCTtcaataaaacttgaattatcAGATGAG ACTCGCATTACTGTTGAAAAAGACAGCGATAAAGATCCAAAAAAAGTCGAAAGCATAACCACATCCGTGAAATTACCattaacttcaaaaataatgcTCGAACCTACTGATTCTTTCCTCGAGGAATCAATTTCAGAGTTGAGAGACCTGTTTGAAGAAGACCgg aTATTCGACATAAATAAGCATGGCATCTTGTCAACGCCAATGCCGGCGTTTATCACGTGTTCGGGGGACGTTTTGTCCGTTAGGGACGGAATATCGGTGAAGTGTGATCAGGAggaaatttgttcaatttcGTCGGAATTCACGGATACTTTGGAAG GAACAGGACTCGGAACAATGAACATCGTTGCAAAAGGAAGAAATAGCATTGAAAAATCgcaaaaattacagaaaaatgtCCTGGGTTCAAAATCCGAAAACTGCTTGAATTGG taTTCAACGCGACATGACATTGAAAGAAATTCTGGTCCTTTACTACGAGACCGGGATTTTTGTGGGAATGGTTCTGTTTTCAATTACAATTGGAATATTGCTTGTGTGGATAGTTCTGACCTGCAGGGATGTAGCAAATCTATCTCTTGTCCTTCGCTTGTGGAGGTTACACCCTTTCAGTTAAAAAATACCACCACACTTGGAACATATGataaaatttgtcaaatgaGTCGTTTGGATCGAACACatctttttattaaaatggAAATAGAGACTGAAAAT GCTTTGCGTGATAAGGAGCAAGAGAAAAAGTTgttgttgaagaaaattaagaacaaaaaatcaaaaaagaagAATTTTCTTCGTAAGATTAGAAAATTCCTGGTTCCGAATTGCTGTCGTTCCGGTGAATCTAATAACTTACGTCGACTTGAGGAGAAACTTATGGATATCCAAGAAAAACTTGATTGTTTGCATGAATTGTTACCCCTATATAGGATTTTCCTCAAAAAACTTGACGAGGAAATTTACGAAGAGTGTGATAACTACTTTATAACTGTCCCTATGGTTTTGTAA